The Verrucomicrobiia bacterium genome includes a window with the following:
- a CDS encoding DedA family protein, whose amino-acid sequence MSLVSAPTPAPASAPVRLKPLRRLYDWTVSWADRPGGAWALFSIAFVESSFFPVPPDVLLIALCVGSVTRWWRFALICSAGSVLGGMAGYGIGYWGYEAIGRPIVEFYRGEVVMAKIKAWYDAYGFWGNLAAAVTPIPYKVFTIASGVFEFSFGQFVLASVIGRPLRFFAVAGLLRLCGPTIKALLERYFDLVAIVFTILLIGGFVLLKYLR is encoded by the coding sequence ATGAGTCTGGTCTCCGCCCCCACCCCGGCCCCCGCCTCAGCCCCGGTGCGATTGAAGCCGCTGCGTCGGTTGTACGACTGGACGGTGTCGTGGGCGGACCGTCCGGGAGGGGCGTGGGCGTTGTTCTCGATTGCGTTTGTGGAGTCGTCGTTTTTTCCGGTACCGCCGGATGTGCTGTTGATTGCGTTGTGTGTGGGGAGTGTGACGCGGTGGTGGCGGTTTGCGCTGATCTGTTCGGCGGGGTCGGTGCTGGGGGGGATGGCGGGGTACGGGATTGGGTATTGGGGGTACGAGGCGATCGGGCGACCGATCGTGGAGTTCTACCGCGGGGAGGTGGTGATGGCGAAGATCAAGGCCTGGTACGACGCCTACGGCTTTTGGGGGAATCTGGCAGCGGCGGTGACGCCGATCCCGTACAAGGTGTTCACGATCGCGTCGGGGGTGTTCGAGTTTTCGTTCGGGCAGTTCGTGCTGGCGTCGGTGATCGGGCGGCCGCTGCGTTTCTTTGCGGTGGCGGGGTTGCTGCGTCTGTGCGGGCCGACGATCAAGGCGTTGCTGGAGCGCTATTTCGATCTGGTGGCGATCGTCTTCACGATCCTGCTGATCGGCGGGTTTGTGCTGCTCAAGTACCTCCGTTGA
- a CDS encoding patatin-like phospholipase family protein translates to MSSSTPIPGAPPPGYDGPRRCLIFPGGGMRTAYQAGAARALIESGLVFTHMDGTSGGGINLAMLLSGLTPAEMAARWSSLPIRDFVSFLPLTDYLKSPQWPALGSHRGVVEKVFPHLGINLDQVRRAQGVEAVFNVLNFSRKTVKTLPSRDLTLEMLLAGMSLPIAMPAIEHDGEWYCDPAFIRDANPLDAIRRGAGELWILWVIGNTPEYRNGAFHQYVHMLETAANGSLFSDLDRIAEWNERIARGETVWGHTRPIRVHVIRPPRALPLDSDLYLGRTDTATLVEQGYRDAKQYMNTMDPQGTPLTPDATRMPAEQLGYTFREMMQGPFAMGPTEPEAGAAEGSRLRTQFTMRATITIHDLDRFLNTPEHPGDLVGTIDFPPLGTALPSTRGVFNLFLPGNDPSLKLMVYELGFESGGQPYYMAGKKLVRQHSVLDLWKDTTTLYTRLHQGTDPSGPVVGAGILSLSLPELLKMIPTMRATNARSPKEGLEAAARFGRFFLGELWETYVKKGS, encoded by the coding sequence ATGAGCTCCTCCACTCCGATCCCGGGAGCGCCGCCCCCCGGGTACGACGGCCCCCGCCGCTGCCTCATCTTCCCCGGCGGCGGCATGCGGACGGCCTACCAGGCGGGTGCCGCACGAGCCCTCATCGAGTCGGGCCTGGTGTTCACCCACATGGATGGAACCTCCGGAGGCGGCATCAACCTGGCCATGCTCCTCTCCGGACTCACGCCCGCCGAAATGGCCGCCCGCTGGAGCAGTCTCCCGATCCGCGACTTTGTCTCCTTCCTCCCCCTGACGGATTACCTCAAATCCCCCCAATGGCCCGCGCTCGGTTCCCACCGCGGCGTGGTGGAAAAGGTCTTCCCTCACCTCGGAATCAACCTCGACCAGGTCCGCCGCGCCCAAGGGGTCGAAGCCGTCTTCAATGTCCTCAACTTCTCCCGCAAGACGGTGAAGACCCTCCCGTCGCGGGATCTCACCCTCGAAATGCTCCTGGCCGGCATGTCCCTTCCCATCGCCATGCCCGCCATCGAGCACGACGGGGAATGGTACTGCGATCCGGCGTTCATCCGGGATGCCAATCCCCTCGATGCGATCCGCCGCGGCGCCGGGGAACTCTGGATCCTCTGGGTCATCGGCAACACTCCCGAATACCGCAACGGCGCCTTCCACCAGTACGTGCACATGCTCGAAACGGCGGCCAATGGCTCCCTCTTTTCCGACCTCGATCGCATCGCCGAATGGAACGAACGCATCGCCCGCGGCGAAACCGTGTGGGGTCATACCCGCCCCATCCGGGTCCATGTCATCCGCCCCCCCCGCGCTCTTCCCCTCGATTCCGACCTCTACCTCGGCCGTACCGACACTGCCACCCTCGTGGAGCAGGGTTACCGCGACGCCAAACAGTATATGAACACCATGGATCCCCAGGGCACCCCCCTCACCCCCGACGCCACCCGTATGCCCGCCGAACAGCTGGGCTACACCTTCCGCGAAATGATGCAGGGCCCCTTCGCCATGGGCCCCACCGAACCCGAGGCCGGCGCCGCCGAAGGTTCGCGTCTCCGCACCCAGTTCACCATGCGCGCCACCATCACCATCCATGATCTCGACCGCTTTCTGAACACCCCCGAACACCCGGGTGACCTCGTCGGCACCATCGACTTCCCCCCCCTCGGCACCGCCCTCCCCTCCACCCGCGGTGTCTTCAATCTCTTCCTGCCCGGCAACGACCCATCCCTCAAACTCATGGTGTACGAACTCGGCTTCGAAAGCGGCGGCCAGCCCTACTACATGGCCGGTAAGAAACTCGTCCGCCAGCACAGCGTCCTCGACCTCTGGAAGGACACCACCACCCTCTACACCCGGCTCCACCAGGGCACCGACCCCTCCGGCCCCGTCGTCGGGGCCGGCATCCTCAGCCTCTCCCTCCCCGAACTCCTCAAGATGATCCCCACCATGCGCGCCACCAACGCCCGCTCACCCAAGGAAGGCCTCGAAGCCGCCGCCCGCTTCGGCAGGTTCTTCCTCGGCGAACTCTGGGAAACCTACGTGAAAAAGGGCTCCTGA
- a CDS encoding sugar phosphate isomerase/epimerase: MPIPVQTLVFTAALGSLFAASALAQPAIPDAYRINGFAIGCQAYTFNRFTAFEAIEKTAQAGGRVIEFYPGQRLSREDGDLRVDHNSPELDTVIARLQAKLKQHDILAVNYGVVGIPKEEAPARKVFEFAKRMGMIAVTTESAESINTLEKLAREFDLGVAFHNHPGDFSNPNYKVWSPHYIAGLVEGRDARLGACADTGHWMRSGIKPVEALRVLRGRIISAHLKDLNEFGVRRAHDVPFGQGQADMKAVLDELKAQGFQGNLSIEYEHNWDNSLPEVTQCVDFIKAYGR, translated from the coding sequence ATGCCCATCCCAGTCCAAACCCTTGTCTTCACAGCCGCCCTCGGCAGCCTGTTTGCCGCCTCCGCCCTCGCCCAACCGGCCATCCCCGACGCCTACAGGATCAACGGCTTCGCCATCGGCTGCCAGGCCTACACCTTCAACCGCTTCACCGCCTTCGAGGCGATCGAGAAGACCGCCCAGGCCGGCGGGCGCGTCATCGAGTTCTATCCCGGTCAACGCCTCAGCCGCGAAGACGGTGACCTTCGCGTGGATCACAACTCCCCCGAACTCGACACCGTCATCGCCAGGCTGCAGGCCAAGCTCAAACAGCACGACATCCTGGCAGTCAACTACGGTGTCGTCGGCATCCCGAAGGAGGAGGCGCCGGCCCGCAAGGTCTTCGAATTCGCCAAACGCATGGGCATGATCGCGGTCACCACCGAGTCCGCCGAATCCATCAACACCCTCGAAAAGCTCGCCCGCGAATTCGATCTCGGAGTCGCCTTCCACAACCATCCCGGCGATTTCTCCAATCCCAACTACAAAGTCTGGAGCCCCCACTACATCGCCGGACTGGTCGAAGGTCGCGATGCCCGGCTCGGTGCCTGCGCCGATACCGGCCACTGGATGCGCTCCGGTATCAAACCCGTGGAGGCCCTCCGCGTCCTGCGGGGACGCATCATCAGCGCCCACCTCAAGGACCTCAATGAGTTCGGCGTGCGCCGGGCCCACGACGTGCCGTTCGGACAGGGCCAGGCGGACATGAAGGCTGTCCTCGATGAACTCAAGGCCCAGGGCTTCCAGGGCAACCTCTCGATCGAGTACGAACACAACTGGGACAACAGCCTTCCCGAGGTCACCCAGTGCGTGGACTTCATCAAGGCCTACGGGCGCTGA
- a CDS encoding metallophosphoesterase — protein sequence MIKDLIVWNSLRAQVTSWRELAEQVVTAHQAGGEDAKKLLAKGWTPDDGKVFLDFVRRAEDELNQFAAPEEAEIEDDTDGAIILSAPALSALQHLVEQANIDANLVLRATAQGAVGDRAGLTEHELHPAAKPPPGQRLFYSPFDEPGVLYLTEGAKAVAYRMLKGYHPFSQSPPSVPLAPKARILLVGDWATGVGRARDIAALMRKELDAAPAVERHVVHLGDIYYSGWAAECRKRFLDPWPVRPGESGVFSWCLNGNHDMYCGGDGIFQVVLGDSRFARQAGCTYFALGNEHWQILGLDTAYDEWNLQPGNLDQVAWARSVLNANPGARGILLSHHQPHSAYEGTGPKKAGRIAAQAFPLLEGRRTHAWFWGHEHRCAVYDPIDFSAAGGTASLPLGACLGHGGVPTRPTRDSKPGVRHVLTDIVRYGIENFAMMGFAVLDLDNDHGQLRCINERGVEHFRADLA from the coding sequence ATGATCAAAGACCTCATCGTCTGGAATTCCCTCCGCGCCCAGGTCACCTCCTGGCGCGAACTCGCCGAACAGGTCGTCACCGCCCACCAGGCCGGCGGCGAGGATGCGAAAAAGCTCCTCGCCAAGGGCTGGACCCCGGACGACGGCAAGGTCTTCCTCGACTTCGTCCGCCGCGCCGAGGACGAACTGAACCAGTTCGCCGCCCCCGAGGAGGCGGAGATCGAGGACGACACCGACGGCGCCATCATCCTCAGCGCGCCCGCCCTCAGCGCCCTCCAGCACCTCGTCGAGCAGGCCAACATCGATGCCAACCTCGTCCTCCGCGCCACCGCCCAGGGCGCCGTCGGCGACCGCGCCGGCCTGACCGAACATGAACTTCATCCCGCTGCCAAACCGCCGCCCGGTCAGCGCCTCTTCTACAGCCCCTTCGATGAACCCGGCGTCCTCTACCTCACCGAAGGTGCCAAGGCCGTCGCCTATCGCATGCTCAAGGGCTACCATCCCTTCTCCCAATCGCCCCCCTCCGTCCCCCTTGCCCCCAAGGCCCGCATCCTCCTCGTCGGCGACTGGGCCACCGGCGTCGGACGCGCCCGCGACATCGCCGCCCTGATGCGCAAAGAACTCGATGCCGCCCCCGCAGTCGAACGTCACGTGGTCCACCTCGGCGACATCTACTACTCCGGCTGGGCCGCCGAATGCCGCAAACGTTTCCTCGATCCGTGGCCGGTCCGCCCCGGCGAGTCCGGCGTCTTCAGTTGGTGCCTCAATGGCAACCACGACATGTACTGCGGCGGCGACGGCATCTTCCAGGTGGTCCTCGGCGATTCGCGCTTCGCCCGTCAGGCCGGCTGCACCTACTTCGCCCTCGGCAACGAACACTGGCAGATCCTGGGCCTCGACACCGCCTACGACGAATGGAACCTCCAGCCCGGCAACCTGGACCAGGTGGCCTGGGCCCGAAGCGTGCTCAACGCCAATCCCGGCGCCCGCGGCATCCTCCTCAGTCATCATCAGCCCCACAGCGCCTATGAAGGCACCGGCCCGAAAAAGGCCGGCCGCATCGCCGCCCAGGCCTTCCCCCTCCTCGAAGGCCGCCGCACCCACGCCTGGTTCTGGGGACACGAACATCGCTGCGCCGTCTATGATCCCATCGACTTTTCCGCCGCCGGGGGCACCGCCAGCCTCCCCCTCGGCGCCTGCCTCGGCCATGGCGGTGTCCCCACCCGCCCCACCCGCGACTCCAAACCGGGCGTGCGCCACGTCCTCACCGACATCGTCCGCTACGGCATCGAGAACTTCGCCATGATGGGCTTCGCCGTCCTTGACCTCGACAACGACCACGGCCAGCTCCGCTGCATCAACGAACGCGGTGTCGAACATTTCCGCGCCGACCTCGCCTGA
- a CDS encoding UbiX family flavin prenyltransferase, translating to MRLVIAITGASGALYAQRLLDALDPAIHDVHVVLSRYAPVVLQEELPDGLRLAPGVVQHNLRSMNAPFASGSNAFDAMVVIPCSMGTLGRIAHGLSDDLLLRAADVMLKERRRLILVPRETPLNLIHVRNFELLIQAGATILPANPSFYSRPTTLEALADTVVARVLDHLGLPHQLAPRWREESE from the coding sequence ATGCGGCTCGTCATTGCCATCACCGGCGCCAGTGGTGCGCTCTACGCCCAGCGGCTTCTCGACGCCCTGGACCCCGCCATCCACGACGTGCATGTGGTCCTCAGCCGATACGCCCCCGTGGTGCTCCAGGAGGAACTCCCCGACGGTCTCCGCCTCGCCCCAGGCGTCGTTCAGCACAACCTCCGCAGCATGAACGCCCCGTTCGCCAGCGGCTCGAACGCCTTCGACGCCATGGTGGTGATCCCCTGCAGCATGGGAACCCTCGGCCGCATCGCCCACGGCCTCAGCGATGACCTGCTGCTCCGGGCCGCCGACGTCATGCTCAAGGAACGGCGTCGCCTGATCCTCGTCCCGCGCGAAACCCCCCTCAACCTCATCCACGTCCGCAACTTCGAACTCCTGATCCAGGCCGGCGCCACCATCCTGCCCGCCAACCCCTCCTTCTACAGCCGGCCCACCACCCTCGAAGCCCTCGCCGACACCGTCGTCGCCCGGGTCCTTGACCATCTCGGACTGCCCCACCAACTCGCCCCCCGCTGGCGCGAGGAATCCGAGTAA
- a CDS encoding ketoacyl-ACP synthase III → MTELPNASFRNPRARHGFRARTCSITGVGSYLPERILTNADLSAMVETSDEWITTRTGIRERRLAAPNEATSDLASQAALRAMESAGVQPAEIDLIIVATITPDMLFPSVACLVQQKIGAHRAAAFDIEAACSGFIYALEVGQQFIMSHTYETVLVIGAEKLSSIIDWTDRNTCVLFGDGAGAVVLQNRPRSHGLLTACMGSDGSKADLLNMPAGGSRIPATHDSVSARLHFLRMDGRETFKNAVLAMTTAAAEALQRCDLTVDRIACIIPHQANMRIIRAVTQRLGASPDRVFINVDRYGNTSAASVAIALDEAVRQGRIQRGDLLLLLVFGAGLTWGAAIIEW, encoded by the coding sequence ATGACCGAACTGCCCAACGCCTCGTTCCGCAACCCCCGGGCCCGACACGGCTTCAGGGCCCGAACCTGTTCGATCACCGGCGTCGGCTCCTACCTCCCCGAACGCATCCTCACCAACGCCGACCTGTCCGCCATGGTGGAGACCTCGGACGAATGGATCACCACCCGTACCGGCATCCGGGAGCGCCGCCTCGCCGCCCCCAACGAGGCCACCTCTGACCTCGCCTCCCAGGCCGCGCTCCGCGCCATGGAGTCCGCCGGCGTTCAACCCGCCGAAATCGACCTCATCATCGTCGCCACCATCACCCCGGACATGCTCTTCCCCTCGGTGGCCTGCCTCGTGCAACAAAAGATAGGGGCCCACCGCGCCGCCGCCTTCGACATCGAAGCCGCCTGCTCCGGCTTCATCTACGCCCTCGAAGTGGGACAGCAGTTCATCATGTCCCACACCTACGAAACCGTGCTGGTCATCGGCGCGGAGAAACTCTCCTCCATCATCGACTGGACCGACCGCAATACCTGCGTCCTCTTCGGCGACGGCGCCGGAGCGGTGGTGCTCCAAAACCGGCCCCGCTCCCACGGACTCCTCACCGCCTGCATGGGCTCGGATGGCTCCAAAGCCGATCTCCTCAACATGCCCGCCGGCGGCAGCCGCATCCCCGCCACCCACGACTCCGTGTCGGCCCGCCTCCATTTCCTCCGGATGGATGGCAGGGAAACCTTCAAGAACGCGGTCCTGGCCATGACCACCGCCGCTGCCGAGGCCCTTCAACGATGCGATCTCACCGTCGATCGCATCGCCTGCATCATCCCCCACCAGGCCAACATGCGCATCATCCGGGCCGTCACCCAGCGCCTCGGCGCCTCCCCGGACCGCGTCTTCATCAACGTGGACCGTTACGGCAACACCTCCGCCGCCTCCGTTGCCATCGCCCTCGACGAGGCCGTGCGCCAGGGCCGGATCCAGCGCGGCGACCTCCTCCTGCTCCTCGTCTTCGGCGCCGGCCTCACCTGGGGCGCTGCCATCATCGAGTGGTAG
- the ubiA gene encoding putative 4-hydroxybenzoate polyprenyltransferase, protein MLRDIQKWFSFVKFSHTVFALPFALAAMAVAARDNRGWPGLRLFLLILAAMVAGRTCAMAFNRIVDRKFDALNPRTAGRHLPAGTVSLPGAITLWALSGAALVLVSWAINPLCFALSPFALLVICLYSLTKRFTDFTHIYLGVALALAPVGAWLAVRGTAVTWIEGLQMTLLALAVVFWLIGFDLIYALQDYDFDRRHGLGSLVVRWGPKNAVMAAFLAHVVMILLLALFGVFCRFRLPYWVGLGLISGCLILEHFIARRRSLDWIHVAFFRMNALVSTIFLVVTVAEVVFPFFRPQRL, encoded by the coding sequence ATGTTACGCGACATCCAGAAATGGTTCTCGTTCGTCAAGTTCAGCCACACCGTCTTCGCCCTCCCGTTCGCCCTCGCCGCCATGGCCGTGGCGGCCCGCGACAACCGCGGCTGGCCCGGCCTCCGCCTCTTCCTCCTCATCCTCGCCGCCATGGTCGCCGGCCGGACCTGCGCCATGGCCTTCAATCGAATCGTCGATCGCAAATTCGACGCCCTCAACCCCCGCACCGCCGGTCGTCACCTCCCCGCAGGAACCGTCTCCCTTCCCGGTGCCATCACCCTCTGGGCCCTCAGCGGCGCCGCGCTCGTCCTCGTAAGCTGGGCCATCAACCCCCTCTGCTTCGCCCTCTCGCCCTTCGCCCTGCTCGTCATCTGCCTCTACTCCCTCACCAAACGCTTCACCGACTTCACCCACATCTACCTCGGCGTCGCCCTCGCCCTTGCCCCGGTCGGCGCCTGGCTTGCCGTCCGGGGAACCGCCGTCACCTGGATCGAAGGCCTCCAGATGACCCTCCTCGCCCTCGCCGTGGTGTTCTGGTTGATCGGCTTCGATCTCATCTATGCCCTCCAGGACTACGACTTCGACCGCCGCCACGGTCTCGGTTCCCTCGTCGTCCGCTGGGGCCCCAAAAATGCCGTCATGGCCGCCTTCCTCGCCCATGTCGTCATGATCCTCCTCCTCGCCCTCTTCGGCGTATTCTGCCGGTTCCGGCTCCCTTACTGGGTCGGGCTTGGCCTCATCAGCGGCTGCCTCATCCTCGAGCACTTCATCGCACGACGCCGCAGCCTCGACTGGATCCATGTGGCCTTCTTCCGCATGAACGCCCTGGTCAGCACCATCTTCCTCGTCGTCACTGTCGCCGAAGTCGTCTTCCCCTTCTTCCGACCCCAGCGGTTGTAA
- a CDS encoding DUF1294 domain-containing protein: protein MGQQPSRGHPVRGLHQGLRALTRVRTRELALLGVLLILPILALAQWPQAARWVAAWGALVGLLTWTLYALDKRQAGIGGRRISERTLHGCELAGGWPAAFLAQRHFRHKSAKGRYRLVFWGIVLLHQAIAAAALRGFPSPG from the coding sequence CTGGGACAACAGCCTTCCCGAGGTCACCCAGTGCGTGGACTTCATCAAGGCCTACGGGCGCTGACCCGCGTCCGGACCCGGGAACTGGCCCTCCTGGGAGTCCTGCTCATCCTTCCCATCCTGGCCCTGGCTCAATGGCCCCAGGCGGCCCGTTGGGTGGCAGCCTGGGGCGCCCTTGTGGGACTCCTCACCTGGACCCTCTACGCCCTCGACAAGCGACAGGCGGGAATCGGAGGCCGCCGCATCTCCGAACGGACCCTGCACGGCTGCGAACTCGCCGGCGGCTGGCCCGCTGCCTTCCTCGCCCAACGCCATTTCCGCCACAAGTCCGCCAAGGGCCGCTATCGCCTCGTCTTCTGGGGCATCGTCCTCCTTCACCAAGCCATCGCCGCCGCCGCCCTCCGCGGCTTTCCCAGCCCCGGCTGA
- a CDS encoding GMC family oxidoreductase: MDYDAIIIGSGFGGAIGACRLAEAGYKVLILERGRRWDKKDYPRSPGDAWFWDHKAPERHNGWIDFRIFPNMSVAQGAAVGGGSLIYANISCEAPASAFQSGWPPELTFAELKPHYDRVASFMNVQKVPPNQWSRRMLLMREAAERLGQGHRFTPLELAVSFDPDYSYNLPDPHSLAHSKPFVNAQGVQQGTCVHIGNCDIGCDVLAKNTLDLNYIPWAEKHGAEVRDLHLVSNLEPVPGGYRVSFDRIASRQRIPGSATARIVWIAAGSLGSTELLLRCREETRSLPNVSPFLGRNWSSNGDFLTPAFYRDRDISPSRGPTIGCAIDFLDGSRDGQSFWIEDGGFPNLLADLLRRADTAGSLNPKLQLIVSGIRHLLRDVEPFRNVMPWFAQGVDAANGVLSLKRPLLGRTTDLHLAWDIRKSREVIDAIVSTHLQLSNATGGNAVIPPTWTFLQDLVTPHPLGGCNMGSSPADGVVDHTGEVFGHPNLFVCDGAIIPRALGVNPSRTIGALAERTAALLAAASR; this comes from the coding sequence ATGGACTACGACGCCATCATCATCGGCAGCGGCTTCGGCGGCGCCATCGGCGCCTGCCGCCTCGCCGAGGCCGGCTACAAGGTCCTCATCCTCGAACGCGGCCGGCGCTGGGACAAAAAGGACTACCCCCGCTCCCCCGGCGACGCCTGGTTCTGGGATCACAAGGCCCCCGAACGCCACAACGGATGGATCGACTTCCGCATCTTCCCCAACATGAGCGTCGCCCAGGGCGCCGCCGTCGGCGGCGGTTCCCTCATCTACGCCAACATCTCCTGCGAGGCCCCCGCCTCCGCCTTCCAGTCCGGCTGGCCGCCCGAACTGACCTTCGCCGAACTCAAACCCCACTACGACCGCGTGGCGTCCTTCATGAACGTCCAGAAGGTCCCCCCCAATCAGTGGTCCCGCCGCATGCTCCTCATGCGCGAGGCCGCCGAGCGCCTCGGCCAGGGACACCGCTTCACCCCGCTCGAACTCGCCGTGTCCTTCGACCCCGATTACTCCTACAACCTGCCCGACCCCCACAGCCTCGCCCACAGCAAACCCTTCGTGAACGCCCAGGGCGTCCAGCAGGGCACCTGCGTCCACATCGGCAATTGCGACATCGGCTGCGATGTCCTCGCCAAAAACACCCTCGACCTGAATTACATCCCCTGGGCCGAAAAACACGGCGCCGAGGTCCGCGATCTCCACCTCGTCTCCAACCTCGAACCCGTCCCCGGCGGCTACCGCGTCTCCTTCGACCGCATCGCCAGCCGCCAGCGCATCCCCGGCAGTGCCACCGCCCGGATCGTCTGGATCGCCGCCGGCTCCCTCGGCTCCACCGAACTCCTCCTCCGCTGCCGCGAGGAAACCCGCTCCCTCCCCAACGTCAGCCCTTTCCTCGGCCGCAACTGGAGCAGCAACGGCGATTTCCTCACCCCCGCCTTCTACCGCGACCGCGACATCTCCCCGTCCCGCGGCCCCACCATCGGCTGTGCCATCGACTTCCTCGACGGTTCCCGCGACGGCCAGTCGTTCTGGATCGAGGACGGCGGCTTTCCCAACCTCCTCGCCGACCTCCTCCGCCGGGCCGACACCGCCGGCAGCCTCAACCCCAAACTCCAGTTGATCGTGTCCGGCATCCGCCACCTCCTCCGCGATGTCGAACCCTTCCGCAATGTCATGCCCTGGTTCGCCCAGGGCGTGGACGCCGCCAACGGGGTGCTCTCCCTGAAACGGCCCCTGCTGGGCAGGACCACCGATCTCCACCTGGCCTGGGACATCCGGAAATCCCGCGAGGTCATCGACGCCATCGTCTCCACCCACCTCCAACTCTCCAACGCCACCGGCGGCAACGCCGTCATCCCCCCCACCTGGACCTTCCTCCAGGACCTCGTCACCCCCCATCCCCTCGGCGGCTGCAACATGGGCTCCTCCCCCGCCGACGGCGTGGTGGACCACACCGGCGAGGTCTTCGGTCATCCCAATCTCTTCGTCTGCGACGGCGCCATCATCCCCCGCGCCCTCGGCGTCAATCCCTCCCGCACCATCGGCGCCCTCGCCGAACGCACCGCCGCCCTCCTCGCCGCCGCCTCCCGCTGA